One window of Nocardioides dongkuii genomic DNA carries:
- a CDS encoding alpha/beta fold hydrolase, giving the protein MSEQRHEVQYLTVHGHRRAFVKVGEGPALLLLHGLGCDHTTWEPVIDGLARRYTVIAPDLLGHGQSAKPRADYTLGGYANGMRDLLTILGIDTVTVVGHSFGGGVAMQFAYQFPERTERLMLVASGGLGPEVSPGIRAITTPGFHQVMGLLTLPGIRHAGVAGLRMLAATGVKAVRDLDEVADIYDSFKDPQARAAIRHVVSAVVDWRGQVVTMADRAYLTEAMPMAVVWGRDDAVIPVRHASNAAALAPAARVEVIPNAGHFPHKDHPQRFVKILHEFIRSTQPASYSRARWRRLLEGGPVAPASPLAAVPDIDTA; this is encoded by the coding sequence GTGTCCGAGCAGCGTCACGAGGTCCAGTACCTCACCGTCCACGGGCACCGACGCGCGTTCGTCAAGGTCGGTGAGGGTCCGGCGCTGCTGCTCCTGCACGGCCTCGGCTGCGACCACACGACGTGGGAGCCGGTGATCGACGGGCTCGCCCGGCGCTACACCGTCATCGCGCCCGACCTGCTGGGTCACGGGCAGTCGGCCAAGCCCCGCGCCGACTACACGCTGGGCGGCTACGCCAACGGCATGCGCGACCTGCTGACCATCCTTGGCATCGACACGGTGACCGTCGTCGGCCACAGCTTCGGCGGCGGGGTCGCGATGCAGTTCGCCTACCAGTTCCCCGAGCGCACCGAGCGGCTGATGCTGGTCGCCTCGGGCGGTCTCGGGCCGGAGGTGTCCCCGGGCATCCGCGCGATCACCACCCCGGGCTTCCACCAGGTCATGGGCCTGCTGACCCTGCCCGGCATCCGGCACGCGGGGGTCGCCGGCCTGCGGATGCTCGCGGCCACGGGGGTCAAGGCGGTCCGCGACCTCGACGAGGTCGCGGACATCTACGACTCGTTCAAGGACCCCCAGGCCCGCGCCGCCATCCGGCACGTCGTCAGCGCCGTCGTCGACTGGCGCGGCCAGGTCGTCACGATGGCCGACCGGGCCTACCTCACCGAGGCGATGCCGATGGCGGTCGTGTGGGGCCGCGACGACGCGGTGATCCCGGTGCGGCACGCGAGCAATGCCGCCGCGCTGGCGCCCGCCGCGCGGGTCGAGGTGATCCCCAACGCCGGGCACTTCCCGCACAAGGACCACCCGCAGCGGTTCGTGAAGATCCTCCACGAGTTCATCCGCTCCACCCAGCCCGCGTCGTACTCGCGCGCCCGCTGGCGCCGCCTGCTCGAGGGCGGGCCCGTCGCGCCGGCAAGCCCACTGGCCGCGGTGCCCGACATCGACACCGCCTGA
- a CDS encoding PucR family transcriptional regulator yields MALRDPAVPRSRVSETLQRATGSLSTAAMGRMESDFAWFRDLSAQDRSWVGSIVQAGIRSFVDWYREDAVQAPGAQNALAASVFGAAPRALAGVINLQHTVDLVRLSIEVVEANIDDLLEPDDAATVHAAVLRYAREVAFAAAEVYARAAEVRGAWDARLEALVVDAVLRAETDESLLSRASALGWSAGGQVAVVLGGAPVRRTETDLFDDVRRRARSAGMDALCAVQGDRLVVLLGGVTDPRLAAETVSPLFGDGPVVAGPVAADLAGAHASARAAASSHRAASGWPDAPRPVLSDELLPERALAGDGHARRHLVEAVYLPLTGARGTMIDTLTAYFGSGSSIEATARALFVHPNTVRYRLRQAGETTGYSPTHPRDAFTLQIALVLGRQSGRTGTPAD; encoded by the coding sequence GTGGCTCTCCGCGACCCCGCCGTACCCCGATCACGCGTGTCGGAGACGCTCCAGCGCGCCACGGGGTCGCTGAGCACCGCCGCCATGGGCCGGATGGAGTCCGACTTCGCCTGGTTCCGCGACCTCAGCGCCCAGGACCGGTCCTGGGTCGGCTCGATCGTGCAGGCCGGCATCCGGAGCTTCGTCGACTGGTATCGCGAGGACGCCGTGCAGGCGCCCGGCGCCCAGAACGCCCTGGCCGCCTCGGTCTTCGGCGCCGCACCCCGGGCGCTCGCCGGCGTGATCAACCTGCAGCACACCGTCGACCTGGTCCGGCTCTCGATCGAGGTCGTCGAGGCCAACATCGACGACCTCCTCGAGCCCGACGACGCCGCGACCGTCCACGCGGCGGTGCTCCGGTACGCCCGCGAGGTCGCCTTCGCGGCCGCGGAGGTCTACGCCCGGGCCGCCGAGGTGCGCGGCGCGTGGGACGCCCGCCTGGAGGCACTGGTCGTCGACGCGGTCCTGCGTGCCGAGACCGACGAGTCGCTGCTCTCCCGCGCCAGCGCGCTCGGCTGGTCCGCCGGTGGCCAGGTGGCCGTCGTCCTCGGCGGCGCACCGGTACGCCGCACCGAGACCGACCTCTTCGACGACGTACGCCGCCGCGCGCGGTCGGCGGGCATGGACGCCCTCTGCGCGGTGCAGGGCGACCGGCTGGTGGTGCTGCTGGGCGGCGTCACCGACCCGCGTCTGGCCGCCGAGACCGTCAGCCCGCTGTTCGGGGACGGTCCCGTGGTGGCGGGACCGGTGGCGGCCGACCTCGCCGGCGCCCACGCCTCGGCCCGCGCGGCCGCGTCCTCCCACCGTGCCGCGAGCGGCTGGCCCGACGCGCCGCGACCGGTGCTGAGCGACGAGCTCCTCCCCGAGCGCGCCCTCGCCGGCGACGGTCATGCCCGGCGGCACCTCGTCGAGGCGGTCTACCTGCCCCTCACCGGCGCGCGGGGCACGATGATCGACACCCTGACGGCGTACTTCGGCTCGGGGTCGTCGATCGAGGCGACCGCCCGCGCACTGTTCGTCCACCCCAACACCGTGCGCTACCGGCTGCGCCAGGCCGGGGAGACGACCGGGTACTCCCCCACGCATCCGCGGGACGCGTTCACGCTGCAGATCGCCCTGGTGCTCGGTCGCCAGTCCGGCCGGACCGGTACCCCCGCGGACTGA
- a CDS encoding acyltransferase domain-containing protein produces MLVIVAPGQGAQTPGFLVPWLEDPTFASRFAWLSTVAGLDLAHYGTEADAETIRDTSIAQPLLVATSLVAALELFPHPSDAFAQIGAVAGHSVGELAAAAGARTITAEQAMVLVRERGRAMADAAAATPTGMTAVLGGDREEILAALATHGLTAANDNGPGQVVAAGTRDQLAALAAAPPAKARLVPLSVAGAFHTEHMAPAVEHLGTLGRSVSVHDPRTRLISNRDGQVVHEGKEVLRRIVGQIAHPVRWDLCMETMADLGVTGILEMPPAGTLTGIAKRALKGVETFALKTPDQLHDARDFCAKHGEASEMGTSPTWRMVVSPAKGTFHIAGDAADVDVLPAGAAIGDVASLRDRILVTAAHGGQVVEWLVEDGDLVSPGQPLLRLHPEGAA; encoded by the coding sequence GTGCTCGTCATCGTCGCTCCCGGCCAGGGTGCCCAGACACCCGGCTTCCTCGTCCCGTGGCTCGAGGACCCCACGTTCGCCTCCCGGTTCGCGTGGCTCTCGACCGTCGCGGGCCTCGACCTGGCCCACTACGGCACCGAGGCCGACGCGGAGACGATCCGGGACACCTCGATCGCGCAGCCGCTGCTCGTCGCCACCAGCCTGGTCGCGGCCCTCGAGCTGTTCCCCCACCCCTCCGACGCCTTCGCGCAGATCGGCGCGGTCGCGGGTCACAGCGTCGGCGAGCTGGCCGCCGCCGCCGGTGCCCGCACCATCACCGCGGAGCAGGCCATGGTCCTGGTGCGGGAGCGCGGCCGGGCGATGGCCGACGCGGCCGCGGCCACCCCGACGGGGATGACCGCCGTCCTGGGCGGCGACCGCGAGGAGATCCTGGCGGCGCTGGCCACCCACGGCCTGACCGCCGCCAACGACAACGGTCCCGGCCAGGTCGTCGCCGCGGGCACCCGCGACCAGCTCGCCGCGCTGGCCGCCGCGCCGCCCGCCAAGGCCCGCCTGGTCCCGCTCAGCGTCGCCGGCGCCTTCCACACCGAGCACATGGCGCCCGCGGTCGAGCACCTCGGCACCCTGGGCCGCTCGGTCTCGGTCCACGACCCCCGCACCCGGCTGATCTCCAACCGCGACGGCCAGGTCGTGCACGAGGGCAAGGAGGTGCTGCGCCGGATCGTCGGCCAGATCGCGCACCCGGTCCGCTGGGACCTGTGCATGGAGACGATGGCCGACCTCGGCGTCACCGGCATCCTCGAGATGCCGCCCGCCGGCACCCTCACCGGCATCGCGAAGCGGGCGCTCAAGGGCGTCGAGACCTTCGCGCTGAAGACCCCCGACCAGCTCCACGACGCCCGCGACTTCTGCGCGAAGCACGGCGAGGCCTCCGAGATGGGCACCTCCCCCACCTGGCGGATGGTGGTCTCCCCCGCCAAGGGGACCTTCCACATCGCCGGGGACGCCGCCGACGTCGACGTGCTGCCGGCCGGCGCCGCCATCGGCGACGTCGCCAGCCTCCGCGACCGGATCCTGGTGACCGCGGCCCACGGCGGGCAGGTCGTCGAGTGGCTGGTCGAGGACGGCGACCTGGTCTCCCCCGGGCAGCCGCTGCTGCGCCTGCACCCCGAGGGTGCGGCCTGA
- a CDS encoding beta-ketoacyl-ACP synthase III: MATIRPSRGAEHTAILGVGAYRPSRVVPNAELVEAIESSDEWIQQRSGIKTRRWATPDETVQSMAVAASRDALAKAGVDAPQIDCVIVATVSHMLQTPAVATLIAHELGTDQAAAFDVSAACAGFCHAVGMASDMVRAGSAGHVLVIGVERLSDLTDVGDRGTAFIFADGAGAAVVGPSETPGIGPLVWGSDGEQYDLIRQREDWREVIASESPRMPHLVMQGNPVFRWASFAMAKVGRQALDRAGITAEELDCFVPHQANMRIIDALARSMKLPDTVRIARDVADMGNTSAASVPLALERMIREGDARPGDTALLIAFGAGLAYAAQVVTVP, translated from the coding sequence ATGGCGACCATCCGGCCCAGCCGGGGCGCGGAGCACACCGCGATCCTCGGCGTCGGGGCCTACCGCCCCTCGCGCGTGGTCCCCAACGCGGAGCTCGTCGAGGCGATCGAGTCCAGCGACGAGTGGATCCAGCAGCGCTCCGGCATCAAGACCCGCCGGTGGGCCACGCCGGACGAGACCGTCCAGTCGATGGCGGTGGCGGCCTCCCGCGACGCGCTGGCGAAGGCGGGCGTCGACGCCCCGCAGATCGACTGCGTCATCGTGGCGACGGTCAGCCACATGCTGCAGACCCCCGCCGTCGCGACCCTGATCGCCCACGAGCTCGGCACCGACCAGGCGGCGGCGTTCGACGTCTCCGCGGCCTGCGCGGGCTTCTGCCACGCCGTCGGCATGGCCAGCGACATGGTGCGGGCCGGCTCGGCGGGCCACGTGCTGGTCATCGGCGTCGAGCGGCTCTCCGACCTGACCGACGTCGGCGACCGCGGGACGGCGTTCATCTTCGCCGACGGCGCGGGCGCGGCGGTCGTGGGCCCGAGCGAGACCCCCGGCATCGGCCCGCTGGTGTGGGGCTCCGACGGCGAGCAGTACGACCTGATCCGGCAGCGCGAGGACTGGCGCGAGGTGATCGCCTCGGAGTCCCCGCGCATGCCGCACCTGGTGATGCAGGGCAACCCGGTCTTCCGGTGGGCCTCGTTCGCGATGGCCAAGGTCGGCCGGCAGGCGCTCGACCGCGCCGGCATCACCGCCGAGGAGCTCGACTGCTTCGTCCCCCACCAGGCCAACATGCGCATCATCGACGCCCTGGCGCGCTCCATGAAGCTTCCCGACACCGTCCGGATCGCCCGCGACGTCGCCGACATGGGCAACACCTCGGCCGCCTCGGTCCCGCTCGCCCTCGAGCGGATGATCCGCGAGGGCGACGCCCGCCCCGGCGACACGGCCCTGCTCATCGCCTTCGGCGCCGGCCTGGCGTACGCCGCCCAGGTCGTCACCGTCCCCTGA
- a CDS encoding acyl carrier protein — MATTEEIRADLAEIVNEVAGIDADDVQLDKSFVDDLDVDSLSMVEVVVAAEEKFGVSIPDDEVKNLKTVGDAVAFIERAQA, encoded by the coding sequence ATGGCCACCACCGAAGAGATCCGCGCCGACCTCGCCGAGATCGTCAACGAGGTCGCCGGCATCGACGCCGACGACGTCCAGCTCGACAAGTCCTTCGTCGACGACCTCGACGTCGACTCGCTCTCCATGGTCGAGGTCGTCGTGGCCGCCGAGGAGAAGTTCGGCGTCTCGATCCCCGACGACGAGGTGAAGAACCTCAAGACCGTCGGCGACGCCGTGGCCTTCATCGAGCGCGCCCAGGCCTGA
- a CDS encoding beta-ketoacyl-[acyl-carrier-protein] synthase family protein — protein sequence MSRTRVVVTGLGTTSPLGGDVASTWDGLVNGRSGVRRLTDDWAEEMPVKIAARVAVEPTEVLERVKARRLDRSSQFAMVAAMEAWRDAGLEGAVQDGGLDGDRVGVAMASGIGGVTTLLDNYDILKAKGPRRVSPLAVPMLMPNAPAANISLYVGARAAVNTPISACASGNEGIALALDQIRLGRADVVLAGGTEAAVHPLPMAAFANMMALSKTASGEAGGDPTTVSRPWDTGRDGFVLGEGAGVLVLESLEHAQARGARIYAELLGAGITADSHDIAQPDPLGRGGSRAILRALAESEIGPEAIAHVNAHATSTPQGDIAEGLMLHATLGSHVSDVVVTSTKSMTGHLLGGAGALESIATVLALHHRLVPPTINLDDLDPQVELDIATKPRELPAGDLAALNNSFGFGGANVAVAFGTV from the coding sequence ATGAGTCGCACCCGCGTCGTGGTCACCGGCCTCGGCACCACCAGCCCGCTCGGCGGTGACGTGGCGAGCACCTGGGACGGTCTCGTGAACGGCCGTTCCGGAGTCCGCCGCCTCACCGATGACTGGGCCGAGGAGATGCCGGTCAAGATCGCGGCGCGGGTCGCGGTCGAGCCCACCGAGGTCCTCGAGCGGGTCAAGGCCCGCCGGCTCGACCGGTCCTCCCAGTTCGCGATGGTCGCGGCGATGGAGGCCTGGCGCGACGCCGGCCTCGAGGGCGCCGTCCAGGACGGCGGCCTCGACGGGGACCGGGTCGGGGTCGCGATGGCCTCCGGCATCGGAGGCGTCACGACGCTGCTGGACAACTACGACATCCTCAAGGCGAAGGGGCCGCGGCGGGTCTCCCCGCTCGCGGTGCCGATGCTGATGCCCAACGCGCCCGCCGCGAACATCAGCCTGTACGTCGGGGCGCGGGCCGCGGTCAACACGCCGATCTCGGCCTGCGCCTCCGGCAACGAGGGCATCGCCCTCGCGCTGGACCAGATCCGCCTCGGCCGCGCCGACGTGGTGCTGGCCGGCGGCACCGAGGCGGCGGTGCACCCGCTGCCGATGGCCGCCTTCGCCAACATGATGGCGCTGTCCAAGACCGCGAGCGGCGAGGCCGGCGGCGACCCGACCACGGTCTCCCGTCCGTGGGACACCGGCCGCGACGGCTTCGTGCTGGGCGAGGGTGCCGGTGTGCTGGTGCTGGAGTCCCTGGAGCACGCCCAGGCCCGCGGCGCCCGGATCTACGCCGAGCTGCTGGGTGCCGGGATCACCGCCGACTCCCACGACATCGCGCAGCCCGACCCGCTGGGCCGCGGCGGCTCGCGCGCCATCCTGCGCGCCCTCGCGGAGTCCGAGATCGGTCCGGAAGCGATCGCCCACGTCAACGCGCACGCCACCTCGACGCCGCAGGGCGACATCGCGGAGGGGCTGATGCTGCACGCCACCCTCGGCAGCCACGTCTCCGACGTGGTGGTCACCTCGACCAAGTCGATGACCGGCCACCTGCTCGGCGGCGCCGGCGCGCTGGAGTCGATCGCGACGGTGCTCGCCCTCCACCACCGGCTGGTGCCCCCGACGATCAACCTCGACGACCTCGACCCGCAGGTCGAGCTCGACATCGCCACCAAGCCGCGCGAGCTGCCGGCGGGCGACCTCGCGGCCCTCAACAACTCCTTCGGCTTCGGCGGCGCCAACGTCGCGGTCGCGTTCGGGACCGTCTGA
- a CDS encoding acyl-CoA carboxylase subunit beta produces the protein MTVAPERSTSRTAKPPREEDPRHPVHRLGALLDAGTLELISPDDESGMLAAVGEVDGTRVVAFCSDATVMGGAMGDQGCRVVVDAYHRAMTDRVPIIGLWHSGGARLAEGVLSLHAVGRIFQVMTQASGQVPQVSVVLGPAAGGAAYGPALTDVVILGPEGRIFVTGPDVVRSVTGEDVDMLRLGGPEPHGRRSGVVHILTETEREALDRARDVASLLGAQGSLRVQDVDDRDLEALLPESRKRAYDVHPLVDAVLDEGTTQELHARWAPNIVTALGRFGGRTVGVVANNPLRLGGCLDSLSAEKASRFVRMCDAFGVPLIVLVDVPGYLPGVGQEWDGVVRRGAKLLHAFGECVVPRVSLVTRKTYGGAYIAMNARSLGATKVFAWPGAEVAVMGAVAAVRILHRRKLAEVAPELRPQVEAELAAEHERIAGGVERAVEIGVVDEVVEPSATRSAIARAIDDAVQQVGVRRGQHGNIPL, from the coding sequence ATGACGGTCGCCCCGGAGCGGTCCACCTCGAGGACGGCGAAGCCGCCGCGCGAGGAGGACCCGCGCCACCCGGTGCACCGGCTCGGCGCCCTCCTCGACGCCGGCACGCTCGAGCTGATCTCCCCCGACGACGAGTCGGGCATGCTCGCCGCGGTCGGCGAGGTCGACGGCACCCGCGTCGTGGCGTTCTGCTCCGACGCCACCGTCATGGGCGGCGCGATGGGCGACCAGGGCTGCCGGGTCGTCGTCGACGCCTACCACCGGGCGATGACCGACCGGGTCCCGATCATCGGGCTCTGGCACTCCGGCGGCGCCCGCCTGGCCGAGGGGGTGCTGTCGCTGCACGCGGTCGGCCGCATCTTCCAGGTGATGACCCAGGCGTCCGGCCAGGTCCCGCAGGTCTCCGTGGTGCTCGGCCCGGCGGCCGGCGGCGCGGCGTACGGGCCCGCGCTCACCGACGTCGTCATCCTCGGCCCCGAGGGCCGGATCTTCGTCACCGGTCCCGACGTCGTCCGCTCGGTGACCGGCGAGGACGTCGACATGCTGCGCCTCGGCGGGCCCGAGCCGCACGGCCGCCGCTCCGGCGTGGTGCACATCCTCACCGAGACCGAGCGCGAGGCCCTCGACCGGGCGCGCGACGTCGCCTCGCTCCTCGGCGCCCAGGGCAGCCTGCGCGTCCAGGACGTCGACGACCGCGACCTGGAGGCGCTGCTGCCGGAGTCCCGCAAGCGCGCGTACGACGTCCACCCGCTCGTCGACGCCGTCCTCGACGAGGGCACCACCCAGGAGCTGCACGCCCGCTGGGCGCCCAACATCGTCACCGCCCTGGGCCGGTTCGGCGGCCGCACCGTCGGCGTGGTCGCCAACAACCCGCTGCGGCTCGGCGGCTGCCTGGACTCGCTGTCCGCGGAGAAGGCGTCCCGGTTCGTGCGCATGTGCGACGCCTTCGGGGTGCCGCTGATCGTGCTGGTCGACGTCCCCGGCTACCTGCCGGGCGTCGGACAGGAGTGGGACGGCGTCGTACGCCGCGGCGCCAAGCTGCTGCACGCCTTCGGCGAGTGCGTGGTCCCCCGGGTCTCGCTCGTGACCCGCAAGACCTACGGCGGCGCCTACATCGCGATGAACGCCCGCTCGCTCGGCGCCACCAAGGTGTTCGCCTGGCCGGGCGCCGAGGTGGCGGTGATGGGCGCGGTCGCCGCGGTGCGGATCCTGCACCGGCGCAAGCTCGCCGAGGTCGCCCCCGAGCTCCGCCCGCAGGTCGAGGCCGAGCTGGCCGCCGAGCACGAGCGGATCGCGGGCGGCGTGGAGCGGGCCGTGGAGATCGGGGTCGTGGACGAGGTCGTCGAGCCGTCGGCCACCCGCTCCGCGATCGCCCGGGCCATCGACGACGCGGTCCAGCAGGTCGGCGTACGCCGGGGCCAGCACGGCAACATCCCGCTCTGA
- a CDS encoding DUF3145 domain-containing protein: protein MTARTATRTTTRGVLYVHSAPSALCPHIEWAVGGVLGVPVSLDWTPQPAQSGSYRAELSWNGEAGSAAAVASALRGWNHLRFEITEEATSSTEGSRYSFTPELGVFHAVTGMHGDIMIPEDRLKAAVVKAALGETTLLLEIDKLLGKPWDDELETFRHAGDGAPVRWLHQVV from the coding sequence GTGACCGCACGCACTGCCACCCGCACCACGACGAGGGGCGTCCTCTACGTGCACTCAGCGCCGTCCGCGCTGTGCCCGCACATCGAGTGGGCCGTCGGCGGCGTCCTCGGCGTACCCGTGAGCCTCGACTGGACCCCGCAGCCGGCGCAGTCCGGCAGCTACCGCGCGGAGCTGTCGTGGAACGGCGAGGCCGGCTCGGCCGCCGCCGTCGCCTCCGCCCTGCGCGGCTGGAACCACCTGCGCTTCGAGATCACCGAGGAGGCGACGTCCTCGACCGAGGGCAGCCGCTACTCGTTCACCCCCGAGCTCGGGGTCTTCCACGCCGTGACCGGCATGCACGGCGACATCATGATCCCCGAGGACCGGCTCAAGGCCGCGGTCGTCAAGGCCGCGCTCGGCGAGACCACCCTGCTGCTCGAGATCGACAAGCTGCTCGGCAAGCCGTGGGACGACGAGCTCGAGACGTTCCGGCACGCCGGGGACGGCGCCCCGGTGCGCTGGCTGCACCAGGTCGTCTGA
- a CDS encoding alpha/beta fold hydrolase encodes MSTVARPALEGSVAVRGDRRLSFAEYGHTRGPAIVWMHGTPGARRQIPLEVRALAEEHGLRIIGIDRPGIGSSTPHLYEDILDWTADLEILMDTLAIDTVRLIGLSGGGPYVLAAGAALPDRVHGIAVLGGVAPTRGPDAAEGGPIQLAVRLAPLLQLTRVPLGLGLTAAIRVVRPFAGLVLDAYAVLQPPGDKALLSRPEFRAMFIDDLLNGSRFQTSAPLNDLLLFTRPWGFDPADVAVPVRWWHGDDDHIVPVHHGRHVVDRLPDGVLTVVDGESHLGGLGIAEQVIETLLELGPRRTSAAGG; translated from the coding sequence ATGAGCACCGTGGCTCGTCCCGCCCTCGAGGGCAGCGTCGCCGTCCGAGGCGACCGGCGCTTGAGCTTCGCCGAGTACGGGCACACCCGTGGCCCGGCGATCGTGTGGATGCACGGGACGCCCGGGGCCCGACGGCAGATCCCGCTCGAGGTGCGGGCGCTCGCCGAGGAGCACGGCCTGCGGATCATCGGCATCGACCGGCCGGGGATCGGCTCCTCGACGCCGCACCTCTACGAGGACATCCTGGACTGGACCGCCGACCTCGAGATCCTGATGGACACCCTCGCGATCGACACCGTCCGGCTGATCGGCCTCTCGGGCGGGGGCCCGTACGTGCTCGCGGCCGGCGCGGCGCTGCCCGACCGGGTGCACGGCATCGCGGTGCTCGGCGGCGTGGCGCCGACCCGGGGCCCGGACGCCGCCGAGGGCGGCCCGATCCAGCTGGCGGTGCGCCTGGCGCCGCTGCTGCAGCTGACGCGCGTGCCGCTGGGCCTCGGGCTCACCGCGGCGATCCGGGTGGTCCGGCCGTTCGCCGGCCTGGTGCTCGACGCGTACGCCGTGCTCCAGCCGCCCGGGGACAAGGCGCTGCTGTCCCGGCCGGAGTTCCGGGCGATGTTCATCGACGACCTGCTGAACGGCAGCCGCTTCCAGACCTCCGCGCCGCTCAACGACCTGCTGCTCTTCACCCGCCCCTGGGGCTTCGACCCGGCCGACGTGGCGGTGCCGGTGCGCTGGTGGCACGGCGACGACGACCACATCGTCCCGGTGCACCACGGCCGGCACGTCGTGGATCGGCTGCCCGACGGGGTCCTGACCGTCGTCGACGGCGAGAGCCACCTCGGCGGTCTCGGCATCGCCGAGCAGGTCATCGAGACGCTCCTCGAGCTCGGCCCCCGGCGTACGTCGGCGGCCGGCGGCTGA